From a single Micromonospora carbonacea genomic region:
- a CDS encoding methyltransferase, which produces MTIAEGVDPGEQLLRLHLMGGPWINQSLYVAASLGIADQLDAEPVPISYLAKACQANEDALFRFCRALAGLGVLKAHSGRAFSLTELGRALRSDVPNTLRWGIMLHGGETFRSWSDVLHTVRTGKPAFDHTFGTPFFDYLATHPEYNDIFHRTMGVTDRPPEVLGDYDFARSRVVADIGGGIGTLLATVLRAHPHLRGILQDLPEALRGAGENLTAYGVADRCEIVGASFFDSLPEGADTFVLSRVLHNWGDEQAVTLLTGVRDRIADGGRLLVVDHLLPDADGFHPALLADLQMLVVLGGKDRTEGELRALLAAAGFAVTAQWDGPVGTSPRVDSMIEAVPVAR; this is translated from the coding sequence ATGACCATCGCGGAAGGCGTCGACCCTGGAGAGCAGTTGCTGAGACTGCATCTCATGGGTGGCCCCTGGATAAACCAGTCGTTATATGTCGCGGCCAGTCTCGGAATTGCCGACCAGTTGGACGCCGAACCGGTGCCGATCTCGTACCTCGCCAAGGCCTGCCAGGCGAACGAGGACGCGCTCTTCCGATTCTGCCGGGCGCTCGCCGGGCTCGGTGTGCTGAAGGCACATTCGGGCCGGGCGTTCTCCCTGACCGAGCTGGGCCGTGCGCTGCGCAGCGACGTGCCGAACACGCTGCGCTGGGGAATCATGCTGCACGGTGGCGAGACCTTCCGTTCCTGGAGCGACGTGCTGCACACCGTCCGGACCGGAAAGCCCGCGTTCGACCACACCTTCGGCACGCCGTTCTTCGACTACCTGGCGACCCACCCCGAGTACAACGACATCTTCCACCGCACGATGGGTGTCACCGACCGGCCGCCGGAGGTGCTCGGCGACTACGACTTCGCGCGCTCGCGGGTGGTCGCCGACATCGGTGGCGGCATTGGCACCCTGCTCGCGACCGTGCTTCGCGCGCACCCCCACCTGCGCGGCATCCTGCAGGACCTGCCGGAGGCCCTGCGCGGTGCCGGGGAGAACCTCACCGCGTACGGCGTCGCCGACCGGTGCGAGATCGTCGGGGCGAGCTTCTTCGACTCGCTGCCGGAGGGGGCGGACACCTTCGTCCTGTCCAGGGTGCTGCACAACTGGGGCGACGAGCAGGCCGTCACGCTGCTGACCGGTGTGCGGGACCGGATCGCCGACGGGGGGCGGCTGCTGGTCGTAGACCACCTGCTGCCCGACGCCGACGGCTTCCACCCGGCCTTGCTCGCCGACCTCCAGATGCTCGTGGTGCTCGGCGGCAAGGACCGGACCGAGGGGGAGTTGCGTGCCCTGCTGGCCGCCGCCGGCTTTGCGGTGACCGCCCAGTGGGACGGGCCGGTCGGCACCAGCCCCCGGGTGGACAGCATGATCGAGGCCGTTCCGGTGGCGAGGTGA